In the genome of Ziziphus jujuba cultivar Dongzao chromosome 10, ASM3175591v1, the window GGATGCCTTCCTCCTGTCACTATCATATCAGTCTTGCGATTCAGATACATCCGGACAGGGCGGTGTAATTTGTGTGCTGCAAGTGCACATGCTGTTGCAATCTAAAATATAAGAAGCATGTTAAGCGACTTTAAACAAGGATGAATCTGAAGATTCTAAATAGCAGGATCAAAGATATCATAAAAATTTCTGTAACTAAATACTCACAGGCATGGCACGTATGGCTTTTCCCCCAAAGCCACCTCCAACTCTTCTTGTAATCACACGGACATTATGTTCAGGTATACCCAGACACTTTGCTATAACGATTTGTGCAGATTCAGGACACTGAATTGAACTATAAACCATGATGCAGTTGTCTTCATCTGGAATTGCAAGGGCAGTTTGTGACTCCATATAGAAATAGTATTGAGAACCAAGTTTGATCTGCATGTCACAATtcccaaaagaaaaatgaaataaagcaAGGATGCTTTAGTCATCAATGAGACTATGAAGATGTTTTTTATTAGTGAAACCAAGTCAATTAGTTTGTGTAACAGTTTAATGCTTCATGCATGTGCTTGTGTGCACAAGTGTGTGTAATGAGCACCCAAATGGAAAAGCAGAACTACCTCAGCAGAAATAATCTTGTGATCAGCTTCAGCCATTCCCTTCGATATATCACCAACTGGTTTTGGGTAAAGAATTGGAGGAACATCAAAGAAACTAGATCTTTTAACAGCCTCTTCAACAGATAAAATAGGTGGCTCTAGATCTTCCATTCCATATTCAACCACTGCACAGTTTGCAGCCCTATCTGCATGTTTCTGTGTATCTGCAACCTATCAAGTTGTTTTAAACCAATTAATTAAACACAGATATCCCctacaagaaagaaaatgaacttTCTTACACAATATGCAGATTCAACCAGAGAATATAAGCCACAAATGGTCAGATAATAATTAAGGAGTTACCACAAAGGCAAGACGCTGACCAGCACACTGAGTAACATCTTCAGCAAACAATGGTTCAGTACCAAACACGGACTTTGCCCCGACATTCTCCCCACGTTCAGGGATGTCCTTAAAAGATAAAACTGCTGCAATTCCACCTGGATTTGATTTTGGGTTGATTTCTATACTCTTCACCCATGCAGAAGGCTTTGTGCTGTAAATGAAAGCTCCATGTAAGCAATTCACAGGGGAAGgtatatcatctacatatacTGCTTCACCTACATAATTGATAAGCACAAAAGAGATCAATAGCATACAAATCAGTGTGTATAGATATAAATAGAAAAGACAGTATGAAGTggaattaatgaataaatactAATCATGAGCAATCATAAAAGAAGAAAGTTATCAAAGCTGAATAGCATTCAAGCATCAATATGAACCAAGGAAAAAGGATTCAGCCAGGATTCAGCCCCACCTCACCATcagaaaattgagaaaaataaaaacaggaTTCATCCAAAAAATTTCATGGATAAAAGTGGTTTCTGCAAGAAGTATCATCCAATGACTAATAAAAGCAAGGATCCAAAACGATTTTATGGACATCAGAGTTCTCACAAAAAAGCTACTGcgggggggaggagagagagagagagagagatgatcGAAACATACTTGAAAGTTGAAACCAATATgagaatataacataaaaatattattgccaGAACCATATGTACGTTCATTAAATATGCTTAATCATGTGATACAAACCTGAAGCTTGGACAACAGCCCCAGTTTTTGTAACGGGCTCACCAACTGGATAGTGCCTTTTGCTTAATTCCAGAGCCTGTTTTGAAGATGAAAGCATTTTTGAAACCTTCTTCTGGTAATATTGGTCATCTTTCTGTTCTGGTTTAGAATGTTTAAGCAATGAAGTACTACCAGATCCATCCAAGAAACTATTGGTAATTTCAGCACCACCATCTATCAGGGAGCTAAAGAACTCAAAAAGAAAACCAGCAGCCAAGCTTGATCTATAAGCAGGATATGCAGTGCCATCTTCTGGAACCACAATAGTTCTAACTAATTTGATAGCTTCATATAAAACATCATCACTTaacaattttccttttaaaaattccTCAATCCTTCCTGCCCTAATAGCATGTTTCGTCCCATAAGCACCAAAAGCCAACTGACAGTGATTCACCATGATTCCTTCAGAGGTCTTACATGGAGAAACTTCAGCTAAGAAGGCAGCATTTAAATAAGGCAATGCATTTCCCAGAGGTCTGGGTGCAGCTCGATAGGTTTCAAACAGCAAGGTAGTATTGTTTTCTGGAGAAACTTTCCTTATTGATGCCCAATTTGGGATTTTAACATTTATAAGTATGCTATTAAAATCTAATGGAGGCCTttctagaaactcctccaatgTAATTCTTTCAAACTGGTAACCACTCATTATATCTACTGTTGAACCTACAGCAAGAAGTATGGTAGCAATATCTGAAGGAAAATGTTTTCTTTGTGCCATCACCAAATTTCCGCCCACACTAGCTGTATTTCTGATGAACCCTGAAGCAATTTTCTCCATATGGTTGGCAAGTTTATTTAACACAATCTCATCCGTAGGAAGAAACTGATGCTTGTTTTCAGTCTTCAAAGTTTCAATAACTTTAGAGATTGTTACAGCTGCTCCAATCTCAACTCCTGTTTGATCAAATCTGAGTATTGAGAGTTCAGGAATATGTTTCAGATCAATATATCTGTCATAACTTTCTACTTCCTTGTAATATCCCATTCCTGTGTTACTAACTACTATTTTATTCTCACACCCTTTGCGAATATCATTAACTTTCAATAAGCTTTGAAGCTCCTCAACACTAGCAGGACTATACCAATTATATTTGTTAGAATCCAAAAAGATGCCAGACCTGATTTCCTTCTTTAAGAACTCTGGAAAGGTACAAAACTTGTCATCACGGTTATAGAAAGGTAACTTACTTATCTTTACTTCCTTACTCTCTCCCTTTCTCCAAAATGAATTTAACCCCAAATCCTCAATATCAACATCAGCTGCAAGACTCTTGCAGGCATCAGCAATGGATCGGTAACCAGTACAGCGACAGAGGTTCCCTGCAACAGCTTCTTCAGCTTCAGAAACAGTAAGCTTGGAGAACCCTGGAGGGGGCTCCAACCGATTGAGTTTTTCAGCATTGACAAGGGCCCCAAAGAGAGAAACACACATTCCAGGAGTACAAAAGCCGCATTGAGAAGCATGGAAGGCAGAGAACCTTTTGTGAATCGGGTGGAACCCATTTTTGCTATTTCCAAGGCCTTCAGATGTTGTAATTGAACATCTGTTTATACTGCAGAGTAGTGTCAAACACGAACTTATGGTAAAATCCTCTACTTTGTCAAGCACAGGGTCATACTTGGACAGAAGCACAACACAGGCACCACAGCCTCCTGCAACCATAAATTCAAAGCCATCTAAATTTACACCAGGTGCCGCAGAAGTCATAATCAGACatgataaaacttaaaaagagtaTTGAAAACCACCAAAAGAGTGACCATTAAGCATAATAAGTCCAGCTTAAACTCTAAATGTGCAAAGCATCAGCATAAAAAGTCTCTTTATTCCTTGAATTGGTTACCAAGGAAGTGGGAAAATGATTTTTATTCCTGAGATATATTAGTATCTGAAAAATAGAATTCTTTATCCTCTCAGATTTCATAGACAGTATCATTGGTCCCGACCAGTGACAGCATATTAAGGCTCAAATAAAGCTAACTTTACTGTTTGTCAGCAACATGATGATATAGTTGGATCAAACAAGCATCTGAAAATGAATATTTCACTCTCTCCGGAGTAACCATCATTTAAACCTGGCAACTCCTTAAATAGAGAAACAGCAACTACAATTTTTCTATACATCAAGAAGAGAAAAAGCCCAAATTGAATAAATTCACATTGCAGAACAAACATATATCACAAACTTAGACAACTATGCATAAACACATATAGGAAGAGAGAGATAGATAAGAGGGGAAATAAAAGGAACAACCTTCACCACAACTGAGCTTGACACTTTTGAAGGGAGTGTGTGAGCGCAAGAACTCAAGCAACGTGGTTGAAGGGTCAATGGTTGGAAGTTCAAACCTCTCACCATTAACAGCAAGTACCAAACTTCCGTTTGTTCCTGTTTCCGTCTCCACCGCCATTTCTGAAAGCAACCCAGTTTGAGATTCACTATTGTAGACATTGCCGGCCAAGTCTTGGtgaaagaataacaataatataggCAAAAGACACaactttttctaataaaaaaggtatatattatcatattttttatcaaaaaaaaaaaaaaaaaaaacaaatatagattCACTATTGTAGACATTGCCGGCCAAGTCTTGGTGAAAGAATAACAATAACATAGGCAAAAGACaactttttctaataaaaaaggtataaattatcatcttttttatcaaaaaaaaaaacaaatatatatatatatatatatttatatttattatcaactTATTTTATGGTTTAGATTTTCTGAACTTACATTTCCATTTAACGGTAACTATTCTCTATTCTTTTCCACAGTTCATGCCTTTGGAGACTTGCTCACCCTTCTAAAGTCAAACAATCCTTTTCTCATGATTGAAAATGCAGAATTTTAGCAGTGTAGGTGTTGTGTAGGTAacaatttcccttttttttattttataaatattcaataagcAGTTTAACGTTTTATCAAAGAAAtccttatattaaataaatcaaaattttaagatttggTAAATTGAAAATATCGTGCGGTATAGAAAATGCCAAAGAACTCCATTTCAGTGCTGAGAAATTGATTGCCACAGTCTTATTTAATAATGGATATTGCACATGTCATCTAGTCTGTCCATACTTTCACTGCTTGCATCATATACAGATACTTTATCAAGTCCAATTAtagtttattataaaaattcaaaagaggaaataattatttagaaaataattatgtatcctttttatttttaaaaagaggaAATATTCATTATCTTTCAAGCAACAATCCCTAAATTCAAAGGCTACAAATCACatcaaaagaaatatatatatatatatatatattgtaaaaaaaggagaaaatatcaaattatcatGATTTTCAAGATCATCTATATTGTATCATCAAATTATTACATTTATTACTTCAActaatttaaattcttttttagattaatttttatcaaaaattgtCCAAATAACGGTCATTGTTacataaaacattaattttccCTTGGAAAGTCATCCCCTATGTCCGAAACAAACAAAACCATGTATTATTTTGTACAATTTTTTATCTCCAGCCCACCAATAAAAGTTtctaaccccaaaaaaaaaaaaaaaaaaagtcttaatcATTCAAAATATGTTCTTATGGTTGTAGCCACTTTATAGATACGAGGATGCATTTCTCCTTCAGATGGAGaataacatatattaatatgttattgGATTCAATGTCTCCCTTTTTAAGCcatttgttgttattaatatatatatatatatataaggtgaCAAAAACAATGCTAGAAGTAAACGCGTTTCAATATCGTGCCAACCAATAAGATTAGTATTCTGGTGACCAATTGATGGGCGGTTTGTTTTTAACAAGACAAGCCCACGTGATAGTTTTTCAAAATGGTATTTTAATCAATGAAGCATATGTATGTGCTTCAATAAcactaaaattttcaaaatggtaTTTTAATCAATGAAGCATATGCATGTGCTTCAATAACACTAAAACTTGCACCAAAATAGGTAGATTGAGTGATAAAatacattttcattttcttaccACAACCTGCCATAAATATTCTTACCAGAAAAACCAGGCCATATCTTCTTATTTACATAAATGCtcctccttttttatttttgacactAAACAGATTtctaaagaaaaaaggaaataagaAGTAGAAATTTATCTGATAATAGCTTCTTTGACTTTTCTGTCTGCATTCATTCCATTATAAAAAGCTCCTCCACTTTTTCTTTGGCCTAAACTCCATTCCAAGTACTTCTCCACAATGTCAAGCCCACAAAGCTCCTTCACAGCATGCATGGTAGCTGGAACATCCAATTGGAATGTTGACTCTGAACCATCTTGGCCGCTCCATGAAAGAAGCTGTTTTCTAGCTTCTTTAATCGCAGATCTTGCAGCACAATGAACTGAAACTGCTAGCAGTAATGGTGGCTCACCAGAAGCTGCACAAACCAAGAAATTTCAGTTTAACTTTGCTAAGCATGAGATAATCTGAATATAGAAATGAGAGTGTGTTTCACAGATTGCTTAAAAAACAAAGTTTCTACACTTTCACTAGTTTGAAAATATAGACTTTCCATGGGGAAAAGAGATTGTTTATAACACTTGAAAATATAGACTTTCCATGGGGAAAAGAGATTTGTTTATAACACTTGCATTGCGTGTATACCAAACttacaccaaaaaaaagaaaaaaagaaaaaaagaaattctataTGCAATAAGAGAAATGTTACCAAATTATGAATGCCAAGTGTGACAGAActtatatatcaatttatatgtaaaatattgtGAATAGTTTGTTGCTTTTACTATTAGTCCATCGAAATATTGAAGAAACATACCTTTTGAAGAAAGAATACGTTTTTCGTGATGGCTGCTGTTTAATATTTCGACATTTAACTGTTTAGGTATGGTGTCCATCGAAGGAATCTTGTATGTCCATGTACTATCAGTGATCAGCAATCCATCAGAATTTGTAAGGTATTCTTCGAACATGAAAAACCCAATTCCTTGAACAAAAGCTCCCTCAATCTGCAACAACCAGTTTCCATTTAAATATCAAGAAACTCTTAGGCAcaagacaaaataaaatcataggAAAGAAAACACTCCCAAGCTACAAGTATTGAACAATTTTTGCCCCCATTGTATCCATGGATaggatcttaaatatttgacgACAATAAAACCATTAACATGCAACTCAAAATACTAAATAAGATTCAACACAAAAGTAACTAATAACACATAAATTTAATCAAGTAGTACATAAGAAGTCCAAGCTAACCTGTCCTAAATCCACAGCAGGGTTGAGACTCTGTCCACCATCATACATAATATCCACTCGCAAAATTGTGGTTTCTCCAGTCAGAAGATTCACCTCAACCTGTTAGAAGATAGCTTTGTAAACATTTGATCAAGTATTTCACTATCCTCAATTTGGTTTTCATGCAGAAAGTCTGGAATTTACAGcattaatttttcaacaataTGGTACATGGCATCACTATGTTCTGATGTATATTCTGATCAAGAAGGTAGTTACAACTTAGAAGTTTAATTGGGAAAGCTACTTTAATTTAAGAACATGTAAAATGAAAAACCCATGAGGTAGAAACTTGCCTCACTCACTGCTACACCATAGTTTATGTATGAACTTGATGAAGCGTCAGGGACATAGAGAGCACTTGCTGATAAGTTCACAGATTGCATGTGTGCCTGCAAAAAGATTTGTGGTCTCTGGTGAAGGTACTTGAAAATTCATAATtccaaataaatacaaaaggaaAAGCAGTTATTGACAAGTATCTACTTGTATTATGAATTTGTTAACTAGGATTTTCTTGGTAACATGCCTGAACTTGGGATCAACCCAACTTATTGTTTCTATTCTTGACTCACAAACTAAAAATGCAAATTCATAGGACTGAATTTTATGTTGCCTCTGTCACAAATAACatttatttaagtttatttAAGACCACAAATGTCAACCCAGCTGTCAAAGGAAATATTTTTTCTACCATTAGGAAAAGAAACATCTTGAAGTCGGTATCAATTGCACAGCAATAAGCTGTTAGAAAGCCATCCTAACAAAGCTTTCATTCAATCACCAAGCACTAAAAAAATAGAGAAGGGAAAAGGTATGATGCACTAGTTCTTATGTTCCTATTGTATCATGATCAGTAATCTTGCTGAAACAAGGCCTTGACAAAATGCAGACAAAAAGAACCACAAATACGGTTAACCACTTCAAGACGGCTTATTCATGTCTTGTACAAGTCAAAATGTGATTGGAAAAAAGTAATATCCAAATAGATACCTGAGAAATAAGAGTCTCCCATTTGATAGGTCCCATTTGCTCCTGCAACCTTTCATTGAGAGGACTCAGCCTCTCAACCAGAATGTTACAACAAAGTCTAACTGCCGCACAACTAGACTCTGATGTAGTGCTTCCACCAGTGATACGCCCTTGAATTAAGCTTAATGTGTCAGCTTGTATGACTCGCACTCTATCCAGGAGCTCTCCATCTCCATTACATTGGATTGATCTGAGAGCAAAAGCAGCCATCTGTTTTACCTTTGTCCACAGCCCTTGGCCAAGTTCAATCCCcccaatttcaataataatagagCCATCCTTTAGAACGCTTACCCTCCCTGAAACTGGTTTCATTAACACTGTATACAAAATAGGTACACGAGAAATTCCCCTTTTCTTCCATTTATTGTacttattatattcttttaccATTTCAACCCTTTGATTAAAGCTTGAAGACACAGCTAATTTATCCCACATTGAGGGTAAAGTATACTCCAGATGTTCACCTGCACTATCCCTGTAAAATAATTTAAGGCTGTTGTATGTCTGAAGATTCACATTTCTGACAGAATCAACTTCCAATGAAAGGCTAGATGCAACATGTTCAATTATAGCTTCAGCAATAAATGATCCCTGTAAATCTCCAGGGGCTCGCATTGCAGTCTTAGTTATATTGTTTGTTTTGCATAGCTTTATGTCAAAAGATAAAGCACCCCAATTATACTTCTGAAGTGAACTCAATATAGTGCGCGGCATTACTGGACTTATATCTGGAAAAATCCCTGCATCAATCAATATTTCTAGTTGTAAAGCTGTAATCTTTCCATCAGACTTGAATCCAACAGTATAAGTGATTTTCATGGGATGCCTTCCTCCTGTTGTTATCATATCAGTCTTGCGATTGAGATATGTCCGGACAGGGCGGCGTAGTTTATGTGCTGCAAGAGCACATGCCGTTGCAATCTAAATTATGAGAAGCAAGTGAACATATAGGCATTGattaatatgaatattttaaacatAAAGATCAAAGACATCACATTATGATCATGTCATACAATCACTATTTAATGCTTATACTAATTTTTGTTGTCCAACCTTAGGCTAGAAAATAGGAAAACCACAATCATGatctaaattttgcaaaaatgttgCAGCATAAAGATTCTAGGGATGAAATACTTACAGGTATGGAAGGTATAATCTTTCCACCAAAGCCACCTCCAACTCTTCTTGTAAGAACGCGGACATTATGTTCAGGTATACCCAGGCATCTTGCAATAGTACTGTGTGCATACTCGGGTCCCTGAGCTGAACTGTAAACCACAATGCAGTTGTCTTCATCTGGAATTGCAAGAGCAGTTTGTGTCTCCATATAGAAATAGTATTGAGAACCAAGTTTGATCTGGATGTCACAATTCCAGGAAAAACTTGGAAAGTAAGCAAGGATATGTAAGCGTTTGGATAAATCAACAAAAAGTAAGATATAAGGACTACCTCAGATGTAATCTTGTAATCAGCTTCAGCCATTCCTTTCAATATATCACCAACTGGTTTTGGGTAAATGGAAGGAGGAATCTCAAAGAAACTAGATCTTTTAACAGCCTCTTCTAAAGATAAAATAGGTGGCTCTAGATCTTCAAGTCCATAATTAACCACTGCACAGTTTGCGGCCATATCTGCATGTTTCTGTGTATCCGCAACCTAACAAAATTCTTTAGAAGAGTTAATTTAATGCAGAGATCCTCACCAGGAcaagaaaatagaagaaaaaaaggaacttCCTTGGGATTCCGAAAATATGCACAGACAGCAAGTGGAAAAAAGTACAGCATTATTAGCTAATGGTTAAGGAATTACCACAAAGGCAAGACGCTGACCAGCACAAAGAGTAAGACCTTCAGCAAACAATGGTTCGGTACCGAACTTATGTTTTGATCCTATATTCTCCCCAAGTTCGGGAATGTCTTTATAAGATAGAACTGCTGCAACTCCATCTGGATGTgggctggagttgacttttataCTCCTCACCCTTGCTAGAGGCTTTTTGCTATAAATGAACGCTCCATGTAAGCAGTTTGTTGGTGAAGgaatgtcatctacatatacAGCCTCACCTGCATAATCAATGAGCTTAAATGAGATTTGAAGATTAGCTTTTAAGAGCATGCAAAAAGAAAGCAGTGTAAACATATAAACACAAGAGACAAACTATAAAGTGCAGTCAATGAAATAATCACTAATAATGTTATAATCAACCTGAAGCTTGGATGGCTCCTCCAGATTTTGCAATTGGCTCACCAATTGGATAGTAGCTTTTACTTAATTCCACCACTTGCTTTGCGGAAGATAGCAATGTCGGAACCTTATCAGAGTAAAGTTGGTCATAACTCTGAGTTAGTTCAGAATGTTTGATCAACGAAGTACTTTTGTATTCATCCAAGAAACCATTGGTGGTTTTAGCACCCGAATCTATTAAGGAGATTAAGAACTGGAAAAGAAAACCAGCAGCCAAGCTTGACCTATATGCAGGATTTGCAGTGCCATCCTCAGGAAGCACAGTAGCTCGAACTAATTTGACAGCTTCATATAAAacctcaaaatttaaaaattttccagtTAAAAATTCCTCTACCTTTCTTGCCTTATTAGCATGTTTTGTCCCATAAGCACCAAAAGCCAACTGACAATGATTCACCAAGATTCCATCAGAAATCTCAGATGGAGAAACTTCAGCCAAGAAGGCAGCATTTAAATAAGCCAATGCATTTCCCAAAGGTCGGGGTGCAGCACGATAGATGTCAAAGAGCAGGATAGTATTACTTTCTGGATTAACTTTCCTAACTGATGGGATTTTGACACTTACAAGTACACTGTTAAAATTTAATGGTGGCCTTTCCAGAAACTCCTCCAATGTAATTCTTTCCAATTGGTGACCACTCATTATATCCACTGTTGAACCCACAGCAAGAAGTATGGTTGCAATATCTGAAGGAAAATGTTTCCTCTGTGCCATTACCAAATTTCCTCCCACACTAGCTGTATTTCTGATGAACCCTGAAGCAATTTTCTCCATATGGTTGGCAAGTCTTTTGAACACAATCTCATCTCTTGGAAGAAATTCATGCCAGTTTTCATGCTTCagagttttaataattttggagATTGTTACTGCTGCTCCAATCTCAACTCCTGTTTGATCAATCCTAAGCATTGAGAGTTCAGAAATATGTTTCAGATCAATATATCTGTCATAACGTTCTAGTTCCTTGTAATAACCCATCCCTGTGTTACTAACTAGTACTTTAGTCCCAGTCCCTTCATTACCTTTCAATAAGCTTTGAAGCTCCTCAACACTGGCAGGAGTATACCAATTATATCTTTTCGAATCCAAAGAGACGCCAGACTTAATTTCCTCCTTTAGAAACTCTGGAAATGTACGAATCTCATCATTACAGTTATACAAAGGCAACCTGCTCATCTTTACTTCCTTAGTCTCTCCCTTTCTCCAAAAGGAGTTGAACCCCAAATCCTCAATATCAACATCAGCTGCAAGACTCTTGCAGGCATCAGCAATGGGTCGGTAACCAGTACATCGACAGAGGTTCCCTGCAACAGCCTTTTCTGCTTCAGAAACAGTGAGCTTGGAGAGCCCTGAAGGGGGCTCCAATTGACTTGTTTTCTCAGCATTGACAAGAGCCCCAAAGAGTGAAACACACATTCCAGGAGTACAAAAGCCACACTGAGAAGCATGGAAACCAGAGAATCTTTGGTGAATTGGATGGAACCCATTTTTGCTATTTCCAAGTCCTTCAGATGTTGTAATTGAACATCTGTTTATGCTGCAAAGCAGTGTCAGACAAGAACTTATTGTAAAATCCTCGACTTTGTCATGCACAGGATCATACTTGGACAGCAGCACAACACAAGCACCACAACCTCCTGGTACAAAAATTTAACAGTTTATCTAAATTACACAAGTTTCATAGAAGGCCATAAGCATCCATGATAAAAGTATTTAAATCAGCAAATATAAAGTAGTGGCACCATAATAAGACTTGCTTAAATTCTATATGTGCCTACCATCATCATAGAAGAAGTGCCTTTGTTCATCATAATTGATGCCCAAGCAAAGCAAGTAATTTTATGCCTTATCAACCCCTTCAACTTCAACTTGTAGGGTTCAAGTAGAGCTCAACGGGAATTTGATTTTAACATCAAACAACTGATTTAAAGTTCAATTGATGATTTGTTTAACTTGAACTCTCATAACTTAAAATTCAACCCTTGACAAGTTAAACTTGATTCCCTATGAGTTCAATTTGAAGGGATTCAACATCTTTGAAATACATCCTTCCATGCATCAAACAAAAGCCAAATTGAAGACcgacaaatatttatatctcaTTCATTTAATTCTTCTTTATCATACAACCTATATTAATCAAAAACTAGGAgatcaagaaaaaagaaacattcACGAAGATAtacatatagagagagagaggaaaacagAACAAACCTTCACCACAACCAAGCTTGACACTTTTGAAGGGAGTCTGTGTACGCAAGAACTCGAGCAAAGTGGTTGAAGGATCAACTGTTGGAAGCTCAAACCTCTCACCATTAACAGCAAACACCAAACTTCCAGTTCTTCTTTCTGTCTCCGCCGACATTTCTTGAAGTCATCCAGGTTGGTTACTGGATGATAGACATTGCTGGCCATGTCACTGTGAATGATGTTGATAGACAAAAATGCCAGTGTCACtgtgaataatattatttatagaccaaaatttaattttagaacAAGCATAAAGGAAATAGtctatatttaaacaaaaataaataaagcatattaaacacacacacacacacacacacatatttatagacaaaaatttaattttagaacAAGCATAAAGGATCTAGtctatataacaaaaataaataaagcatattaaacacacacacacactctctttTACACTCTATCATGTCagattttttttatccatattcTTGTTTATATGTTTCCAGGAAGTCAAAAAAGaggccttttattttattttatttttttcctagtGTCAACAAAACTACGTCGTTTCACATGTTGGGTTATGAAACTGTATAATTAGTTTAACTACGTTAGAATAATTAGGTGGATTTGGcataattagtttaatttatttattggtttagGATATTTCTAATAATGGGATTGGATACTTTATTATTTAAGTGTGTGATAAAGTCCATTAGAATT includes:
- the LOC125418153 gene encoding indole-3-acetaldehyde oxidase-like, with the translated sequence MSAETERRTGSLVFAVNGERFELPTVDPSTTLLEFLRTQTPFKSVKLGCGEGGCGACVVLLSKYDPVHDKVEDFTISSCLTLLCSINRCSITTSEGLGNSKNGFHPIHQRFSGFHASQCGFCTPGMCVSLFGALVNAEKTSQLEPPSGLSKLTVSEAEKAVAGNLCRCTGYRPIADACKSLAADVDIEDLGFNSFWRKGETKEVKMSRLPLYNCNDEIRTFPEFLKEEIKSGVSLDSKRYNWYTPASVEELQSLLKGNEGTGTKVLVSNTGMGYYKELERYDRYIDLKHISELSMLRIDQTGVEIGAAVTISKIIKTLKHENWHEFLPRDEIVFKRLANHMEKIASGFIRNTASVGGNLVMAQRKHFPSDIATILLAVGSTVDIMSGHQLERITLEEFLERPPLNFNSVLVSVKIPSVRKVNPESNTILLFDIYRAAPRPLGNALAYLNAAFLAEVSPSEISDGILVNHCQLAFGAYGTKHANKARKVEEFLTGKFLNFEVLYEAVKLVRATVLPEDGTANPAYRSSLAAGFLFQFLISLIDSGAKTTNGFLDEYKSTSLIKHSELTQSYDQLYSDKVPTLLSSAKQVVELSKSYYPIGEPIAKSGGAIQASGEAVYVDDIPSPTNCLHGAFIYSKKPLARVRSIKVNSSPHPDGVAAVLSYKDIPELGENIGSKHKFGTEPLFAEGLTLCAGQRLAFVVADTQKHADMAANCAVVNYGLEDLEPPILSLEEAVKRSSFFEIPPSIYPKPVGDILKGMAEADYKITSEIKLGSQYYFYMETQTALAIPDEDNCIVVYSSAQGPEYAHSTIARCLGIPEHNVRVLTRRVGGGFGGKIIPSIPIATACALAAHKLRRPVRTYLNRKTDMITTGGRHPMKITYTVGFKSDGKITALQLEILIDAGIFPDISPVMPRTILSSLQKYNWGALSFDIKLCKTNNITKTAMRAPGDLQGSFIAEAIIEHVASSLSLEVDSVRNVNLQTYNSLKLFYRDSAGEHLEYTLPSMWDKLAVSSSFNQRVEMVKEYNKYNKWKKRGISRVPILYTVLMKPVSGRVSVLKDGSIIIEIGGIELGQGLWTKVKQMAAFALRSIQCNGDGELLDRVRVIQADTLSLIQGRITGGSTTSESSCAAVRLCCNILVERLSPLNERLQEQMGPIKWETLISQAHMQSVNLSASALYVPDASSSSYINYGVAVSEVEVNLLTGETTILRVDIMYDGGQSLNPAVDLGQIEGAFVQGIGFFMFEEYLTNSDGLLITDSTWTYKIPSMDTIPKQLNVEILNSSHHEKRILSSKASGEPPLLLAVSVHCAARSAIKEARKQLLSWSGQDGSESTFQLDVPATMHAVKELCGLDIVEKYLEWSLGQRKSGGAFYNGMNADRKVKEAIIR